A window from Culex pipiens pallens isolate TS chromosome 3, TS_CPP_V2, whole genome shotgun sequence encodes these proteins:
- the LOC120413028 gene encoding bursicon: HCTTTSLHHSSDDIQHYTADDCQVTPVIHVLQYPGCVPKPIPSFACVGRCASYIQVSGSKIWQMERSCMCCQESGEREASVSLFCPKAKNGEKKFKKVWRILIPRGVGELFVGVFWCCYGACLNDA; encoded by the coding sequence CACTGCACCACCACATCACTACACCACTCTTCAGACGACATCCAGCACTACACGGCGGACGACTGCCAGGTGACGCCGGTGATCCACGTGCTGCAGTACCCGGGCTGCGTCCCGAAGCCGATTCCGTCGTTTGCGTGCGTTGGCCGCTGCGCCAGCTACATCCAGGTGTCCGGCAGCAAGATCTGGCAGATGGAGCGGTCCTGCATGTGCTGCCAGGAGTCGGGCGAGCGCGAGGCGTCCGTGTCGCTCTTCTGCCCCAAGGCCAAAAATGGCGAGAAGAAGTTCAAAAAAGTATGGCGCATTTTGATCCCGCGAGGAGTTGGAGAGCTTTTTGTTGGTGTTTTTTGGTGTTGTTATGGTGCATGTTTGAACGATGCTTAA